Proteins encoded in a region of the Mariprofundus ferrinatatus genome:
- the yidD gene encoding membrane protein insertion efficiency factor YidD, which translates to MRKLILLPVRFYQLCISPVMPSHCRHYPTCSHYMMEAVQHHGALRGVWLGIKRLLRCHPFSKGGFDPVPEAEAITGVKVLREK; encoded by the coding sequence ATGCGTAAACTGATTCTTCTACCGGTTCGTTTTTACCAGCTCTGTATTTCGCCAGTAATGCCATCGCATTGCAGGCATTATCCTACCTGTTCTCACTATATGATGGAGGCCGTGCAGCACCATGGTGCTTTGCGCGGTGTTTGGCTTGGCATCAAACGTCTGTTACGTTGCCACCCGTTTTCAAAAGGTGGGTTTGACCCGGTGCCGGAAGCAGAGGCGATCACGGGTGTTAAAGTTTTGAGGGAGAAATAA